A genomic segment from Chitinophaga flava encodes:
- a CDS encoding RNA polymerase sigma factor translates to MNRYENDMILWQKLKEHDPDAFGYIYTTYRKWLTVVAYGIVHHETEAQDLVQKFYIDLWQMDWSKSAALTGPIRNFLFISIRNRCLNYIRSSEIMRKRAARLQLPPDYEPPTDILENKELQQHLSDAMAQLPAVRARVFKLGYLHQYTRQQIANYLGISEATVKTHMALALKDLRNLLKNKVY, encoded by the coding sequence ATGAACAGATATGAGAATGATATGATATTATGGCAAAAGCTGAAGGAACATGATCCGGACGCATTTGGCTATATTTATACAACCTACCGCAAATGGCTGACTGTAGTCGCTTATGGTATTGTTCATCATGAAACGGAAGCCCAGGACCTGGTCCAGAAATTCTATATAGACCTCTGGCAGATGGACTGGAGCAAATCCGCTGCTCTCACTGGTCCGATCAGAAATTTCCTCTTTATCAGTATTCGTAACCGTTGTCTCAATTATATCCGCTCAAGCGAAATCATGCGTAAGAGGGCTGCACGCCTGCAATTACCACCTGACTACGAACCTCCCACCGATATTCTGGAGAATAAGGAATTACAACAACACCTGTCTGATGCGATGGCACAGTTGCCAGCCGTTAGGGCAAGGGTGTTCAAACTGGGCTATCTGCATCAATATACCCGCCAGCAAATAGCCAACTACCTGGGCATCAGTGAAGCCACTGTGAAAACACACATGGCACTTGCCCTGAAAGATCTGCGGAACCTGCTGAAAAATAAAGTTTATTGA
- a CDS encoding FecR family protein, whose translation MMEKIGGIINAADEAYLDHLIETDSVAATLWQQTKKLYSSKDIDNGFSRFDHLPWQDITALPINGNKAGTEHDLYIWPETSGYIATPDGIFPLTSPDKSLEDQPQEQPPPMIQPDRVIPLVQLDKAAPLVQQDQQHDIISLGHAATLPPSAETTITTASDSQGGRIHRLIRTWAAAAALLFVAATSWWYFRSVQTPHRHLSLSDKNKGVQLQLANGKVVNLSTDSGTIALQKIQFNNNNKTLSLATSTIDESKGNEKLTLAVPAGLDYKVQLPDGSYIWLNSTTTMRFSVPFSGASRDVFIDGEAFIQVAKDVNRPFFVHTAHSTVQVLGTSFNINSYDKDVVKVSLVDGAVKMKDGEEEVTLKPGQQAVATGKGIQVRPFDEMEELSWRQGLFYFSGATLSEISRVLPRWFGIPVIMDNNRIAKETFTGSIDRNQPIIIFLDDLKSTTTVDYYFDNIGRLHFK comes from the coding sequence ATGATGGAGAAAATCGGAGGAATTATTAACGCCGCCGATGAAGCCTATCTCGACCACCTGATCGAAACAGACAGCGTGGCAGCCACGCTATGGCAACAAACAAAAAAATTATACTCTTCTAAAGATATTGACAACGGCTTCAGCCGGTTCGATCATTTGCCCTGGCAGGACATTACCGCACTGCCAATCAACGGGAATAAGGCCGGCACAGAACACGATCTCTATATATGGCCCGAAACGTCCGGCTATATTGCAACACCGGATGGTATCTTCCCGCTGACATCACCAGATAAATCACTGGAAGATCAGCCACAGGAACAGCCTCCTCCAATGATACAACCAGATAGGGTTATTCCGCTGGTTCAACTGGATAAAGCGGCCCCACTTGTACAACAAGACCAACAGCATGACATTATCTCCCTTGGACATGCTGCAACATTGCCACCATCAGCGGAGACAACTATAACAACAGCATCCGACTCTCAGGGCGGGCGTATACACCGGCTTATAAGAACATGGGCCGCCGCCGCAGCTTTATTATTCGTCGCCGCCACTTCCTGGTGGTATTTCCGGTCTGTACAGACCCCTCACCGGCATTTAAGCCTCTCAGATAAAAACAAAGGCGTACAACTCCAACTGGCCAATGGAAAAGTGGTGAATCTGTCTACCGACAGTGGTACCATTGCCCTGCAAAAAATTCAATTTAACAACAATAATAAAACGCTTTCGCTGGCAACAAGTACCATCGATGAATCCAAAGGAAACGAAAAGTTAACATTGGCTGTTCCGGCCGGCTTGGATTATAAGGTACAACTACCTGACGGTTCCTACATATGGCTCAATTCCACCACTACCATGCGTTTTTCAGTACCTTTCTCAGGTGCCTCCAGAGACGTATTTATTGATGGGGAAGCGTTTATCCAGGTTGCCAAAGATGTCAACCGCCCTTTCTTCGTGCATACTGCACATAGCACCGTTCAGGTATTGGGTACTTCTTTCAACATCAACTCCTATGATAAGGATGTTGTAAAAGTATCACTGGTAGATGGTGCTGTTAAAATGAAAGATGGAGAAGAAGAGGTAACACTTAAACCTGGACAACAAGCCGTTGCCACTGGCAAAGGAATCCAGGTACGGCCTTTTGATGAAATGGAAGAACTCAGCTGGCGCCAGGGCCTCTTTTATTTTTCAGGCGCTACCTTGTCAGAGATATCCCGTGTATTGCCGCGATGGTTCGGTATTCCCGTTATTATGGACAATAACCGTATTGCCAAGGAAACCTTCACCGGCAGCATCGATAGGAACCAACCCATCATCATATTCCTGGATGATCTGAAGTCAACGACCACAGTGGATTATTATTTTGATAATATAGGCAGACTGCATTTTAAATAA
- a CDS encoding LytR/AlgR family response regulator transcription factor — protein sequence MRLVIIEDEKPNATRLKNLVHDISPDTTIEAILDTVSASVAWFKQHPHPDVALLDIRLADGLSFDIFQQVSLQCPVIFTTAYDEYAIRAFKVNSIDYLLKPIEKEDLRQALDKIHRQPVQTGPTEMVQQLLEFFKQKEVSYRTRFMLPFRDGYRTVLVEDVDFAYYAYSTTRLVLKDKSEVVVTQTMDELEEQLNPAQFFRANRQHIIGIHSIDRILHSFNGKLQIRLKRDPEREILVSKEKVPLFKQWLDK from the coding sequence ATGCGTTTAGTTATTATTGAAGATGAAAAGCCCAATGCAACCCGGCTTAAAAATCTGGTACACGATATATCCCCCGATACTACAATTGAAGCCATTCTAGACACTGTCAGTGCCAGTGTGGCCTGGTTCAAACAACACCCCCACCCCGATGTAGCCCTTTTGGATATCAGACTGGCAGATGGTTTGTCATTCGACATCTTCCAGCAGGTATCTCTCCAATGCCCGGTTATCTTTACCACCGCTTATGATGAATACGCCATCCGGGCCTTCAAAGTCAATAGCATTGACTATCTGTTGAAGCCCATAGAAAAAGAAGACCTGCGGCAGGCCCTTGACAAGATCCACCGGCAGCCCGTACAAACAGGACCTACCGAGATGGTGCAACAGCTGCTGGAGTTTTTCAAACAAAAAGAAGTAAGCTACCGTACCCGCTTTATGCTCCCTTTCCGGGACGGCTACAGAACAGTACTCGTAGAAGATGTTGACTTTGCCTACTATGCCTACAGCACCACCCGTCTTGTGTTAAAAGACAAATCGGAGGTGGTGGTCACCCAAACCATGGACGAACTGGAAGAACAGCTGAACCCCGCTCAGTTTTTCCGGGCCAACCGCCAACATATCATCGGCATCCACAGTATAGATCGTATTCTCCATTCCTTCAACGGCAAACTACAGATCAGGCTTAAACGCGACCCGGAAAGAGAAATCCTCGTCAGCAAAGAGAAAGTGCCGCTGTTTAAACAGTGGCTGGATAAGTAG
- a CDS encoding TolC family protein, translating to MTINKSSLLAIAVFSSTVMACRVGKEFTRPAVALPQHYRSAPATADSSNAGQLSWKTFFTDPALQTLIDSAIAQNFDIQVALKNVAASEQAVKAARLANLPDLNLQVQGNRNYPSKNSLNGSLSEEFMGTRYMDDYNANIGLSWEVIAWGKISRMKEIALASYLQSTEASKAVQTRIVSEVAQGYYNLLMLDTQHAIAARNLALNDSTLQMMQLQFNSGQINNLAIEQTAAQRQVAAALLPKIEQQIILQENALKILTGSLPGTIARSNRPSSIVTDSPLSAGVPAALLSQRPDVQTAEMAVKIANAKAGIAQASMYPALNITAGVGVNSFKASNWFNIPGSLFETAAGSITQPIFQRRKLKTEWETAKIEWERTAIEFRKSVLTAVGEVSDALVKIDKLKAQHDMTRVRVEKLQSATRDAGLLFRSGMASYLEVITAQGNVLQSELDLSTVEREQQGAVIELYRSLGGGWK from the coding sequence ATGACTATCAATAAATCATCCCTTCTCGCCATCGCCGTGTTTTCCAGCACGGTCATGGCCTGCAGGGTGGGCAAAGAGTTCACCAGGCCGGCAGTGGCCTTACCACAGCACTACCGTAGTGCACCCGCTACTGCCGACAGCAGTAATGCCGGCCAGCTTTCCTGGAAAACGTTTTTCACCGATCCGGCGCTGCAAACACTGATCGACAGTGCCATCGCTCAAAACTTCGATATACAGGTAGCCCTTAAAAATGTGGCTGCTTCCGAACAGGCCGTCAAAGCCGCCAGGCTGGCCAATCTGCCGGACCTGAACCTGCAGGTACAGGGCAACCGTAACTATCCCTCTAAAAACAGCCTGAATGGCTCTTTGTCAGAAGAGTTTATGGGTACCCGTTATATGGACGATTACAACGCCAATATCGGCCTTAGCTGGGAGGTGATTGCCTGGGGGAAAATCAGCCGCATGAAAGAGATAGCCCTTGCCAGCTACCTACAGAGCACAGAGGCTTCCAAAGCAGTACAGACAAGAATTGTGAGTGAGGTAGCACAAGGATATTATAACCTGCTGATGCTGGACACCCAGCACGCCATCGCTGCCAGAAACCTGGCACTCAACGACAGCACCCTCCAGATGATGCAGCTGCAATTCAATTCCGGCCAGATCAATAATCTCGCCATTGAACAAACAGCAGCCCAGCGTCAGGTGGCTGCTGCCCTGTTACCCAAAATAGAGCAACAGATCATCCTTCAGGAAAATGCATTGAAGATCCTCACCGGATCCCTGCCAGGAACTATTGCCAGAAGCAACCGGCCTTCATCCATTGTAACAGACAGTCCGTTGTCGGCAGGTGTTCCTGCCGCCCTCCTCAGCCAGCGCCCCGATGTGCAGACAGCGGAGATGGCTGTCAAAATAGCCAACGCCAAAGCGGGCATCGCTCAAGCCAGCATGTACCCCGCCCTCAACATTACAGCAGGCGTTGGTGTCAATTCGTTTAAAGCCAGTAACTGGTTCAACATACCAGGCAGCCTTTTTGAAACAGCAGCCGGCAGCATCACGCAACCCATCTTCCAACGGAGGAAATTAAAGACAGAATGGGAAACGGCTAAAATAGAATGGGAAAGAACAGCCATCGAATTTAGAAAATCGGTGCTGACAGCCGTGGGAGAAGTATCAGACGCGCTCGTGAAAATTGACAAGCTCAAAGCACAGCACGATATGACCCGGGTACGGGTGGAGAAGCTGCAAAGCGCCACCAGAGATGCCGGCCTGTTGTTTCGAAGCGGCATGGCCTCCTACCTGGAGGTGATTACCGCACAGGGCAATGTATTACAAAGTGAACTGGACCTTTCAACAGTAGAACGCGAGCAACAAGGTGCCGTGATAGAACTGTACCGCTCACTCGGAGGTGGATGGAAATAG
- a CDS encoding sensor histidine kinase: MSKNNMAEKMFNRYYRIFIIPMIFLLYYLLSYLVNPYSESWSTMFKQSWRELIIEWTIMMIFCWLITELSLITARWMDRRIPWERWPIRRFIAQLFGQIISVGILLSILYVTLSLIFGPPENKPATIPEKLDEWQFVFVCVMLSILISAVHTGNFFLQRWKTSMLEASELELKAAELRQIAMQSQLQSLKLQLDPHFMFNNFSTLSALIEEDKDTALSFLENLSRVYRYMIVNLNNDIITLGAELRFIKAYIYLIRIRHGNNVDIQITVPDSITNRGIPPITLQLLIENAIKHNVASGEQPLHIRIYQQEEGKLTVSNNTQRIPNVIPSTKLGLENIKNRYGLLSDQTPEIKEENGMFMVTLPLLDF, encoded by the coding sequence ATGAGCAAGAATAACATGGCAGAAAAAATGTTCAACAGGTACTACCGGATATTTATCATCCCGATGATATTTCTCCTGTATTACCTGTTGTCCTATCTGGTAAACCCCTACAGCGAATCCTGGTCCACAATGTTCAAACAAAGCTGGAGGGAACTCATCATCGAGTGGACGATCATGATGATCTTCTGTTGGCTGATCACGGAACTGAGTCTGATCACCGCCCGATGGATGGACCGCCGGATCCCCTGGGAGAGATGGCCCATACGGCGTTTCATCGCCCAGCTCTTTGGCCAGATCATTTCGGTAGGCATTCTGCTCAGCATTTTATATGTCACACTCTCTCTCATCTTTGGTCCTCCCGAAAACAAACCAGCTACTATACCGGAGAAACTGGATGAATGGCAGTTTGTGTTCGTATGTGTGATGTTGTCTATTCTGATCAGCGCCGTTCATACCGGCAACTTTTTCCTGCAACGCTGGAAAACCTCTATGCTGGAAGCTTCCGAACTGGAGCTTAAAGCGGCTGAATTAAGACAGATAGCCATGCAGTCGCAGCTGCAATCCCTGAAATTACAGCTGGACCCGCATTTTATGTTCAATAATTTCAGTACCCTCTCCGCACTGATTGAAGAAGACAAAGACACCGCGCTGTCTTTTCTGGAGAACCTTTCCCGGGTATACCGGTATATGATTGTTAACCTCAACAATGATATCATTACACTGGGAGCCGAACTACGATTCATAAAGGCTTATATCTACCTGATCCGGATCCGCCATGGTAACAACGTAGACATACAGATCACCGTTCCCGATTCGATCACGAACCGCGGCATCCCTCCTATTACCCTGCAACTGCTTATTGAAAATGCAATCAAGCACAATGTCGCCTCGGGTGAACAGCCACTGCATATCCGCATTTATCAGCAGGAAGAAGGCAAATTAACTGTCAGCAACAATACACAGCGTATTCCCAACGTGATTCCTTCCACCAAGCTGGGCCTGGAAAACATCAAAAACCGCTATGGTTTGTTATCAGACCAGACGCCGGAGATAAAGGAAGAGAATGGCATGTTTATGGTGACGCTACCTTTACTGGATTTCTAA